The following proteins are co-located in the Dromiciops gliroides isolate mDroGli1 chromosome 2, mDroGli1.pri, whole genome shotgun sequence genome:
- the LOC122738715 gene encoding probable E3 ubiquitin-protein ligase TRIML1 produces MDVKGLIESLKDDLTCSICLGYFTDPVTVKCGHSFCTQCLLQCREGADATLTCPECRGVIRSCHLIPNKGLQNLSITGQMLRPHLLQNMVALTTCGQHGEKEKLFCEEDQRPLCESCSLAPEHKDHHVLPMDKAAEKWKDSLQETRTVLQRKEEKCKVALNKVKRREEYCKEDLHALKQSVMSEYEKIYQFFRNEEDRHLLELEQEFRNNMAKHKTNKAKLLQQIQNLQRMILEVEENLDKAPSEMFQVMKIPLENNEEQLLHELEVDCSTWSTCPITGLREMLTNFHRDITLDPETADPHFILSEDLKHVECRGVQQDLPDNQERSEVAFSVLGAQTFTSGQHYWEVELADNTEWEVGVCKDSVSQNGNLSMLLEDVTALAGYRSADDFFIWKLQSGCFLSKPIDKMGIFLDCDKGHIAFYNVLEETLIYSPPETSFQGTLRPYFAICPHNQEGTPASLSICPRINK; encoded by the coding sequence ATGGATGTCAAGGGGTTAATTGAAAGCCTCAAGGACGATCTCACTTGCTCTATATGTCTGGGTTACTTCACTGACCCAGTGACTGTCAAATGTGGCCACAGCTTTTGCACACAGTGTCTTCTCCAGTGCAGGGAGGGAGCTGATGCCACATTAACCTGCCCAGAGTGCAGAGGAGTCATAAGATCCTGCCATTTGATACCCAACAAGGGCCTGCAGAATCTGTCCATCACGGGCCAAATGCTCAGACCTCATTTACTGCAGAACATGGTGGCCCTGACAACCTGTGGCCAacatggggaaaaagagaagcTCTTCTGTGAGGAAGACCAGAGACCCCTCTGTGAGTCTTGTTCATTAGCCCCAGAGCACAAGGATCATCATGTTCTTCCCATGGACAAGGCTGCTGAAAAGTGGAAGGACAGCCTCCAGGAGACACGGACTGTCttgcagagaaaagaagagaaatgtaaaGTTGCACTGAACAaagtgaaaaggagagaggaatattGTAAGGAGGATTTACATGCTCTGAAACAATCAGTTATGTCTGAATATGAGAAAATTTACCAGTTCTTCCGGAATGAAGAAGATCGACACCTGCTGGAATTGGAACAGGAATTCAGAAACAACATGGCAAAACACAAGACAAACAAGGCCAAACTATTGCAGCAAATCCaaaatctgcaaagaatgatattAGAGGTGGAGGAGAATTTGGACAAGGCACCCTCAGAAATGTTCCAGGTTATGAAAATCCCATTGGAAAATAATGAGGAGCAGCTACTTCATGAACTAGAGGTTGATTGTTCTACCTGGAGCACCTGCCCCATCACTGGCTTGAGAGAAATGCTCACAAACTTCCACAGGGATATAACTCTGGATCCTGAAACAGCAGATCCTCATTTCATCTTGTCTGAAGATTTGAAGCATGTCGAGTGTAGAGGCGTCCAACAGGATCTGCCTGACAACCAAGAAAGATCTGAGGTTGCTTTCAGTGTACTGGGGGCCCAGACCTTTACTTCAGGCCAACACTACTGGGAAGTGGAGTTGGCTGATAATACAGAGTGGGAAGTGGGTGTCTGTAAAGATTCAGTCAGCCAAAATGGGAACCTCTCCATGTTACTTGAGGATGTGACTGCCCTAGCAGGTTACAGATCTGCAgatgatttcttcatctggaaattaCAAAGTGGCTGCTTTCTGAGTAAGCCAATAGATAAGATGGGCATTTTTCTTGATTGTGACAAGGGACATATAGCATTTTACAATGTCCTAGAAGAAACCCTTATCTACAGTCCCCCAGAAACCAGCTTTCAGGGGACTCTGCGCCCTTACTTTGCTATTTGTCCTCATAATCAAGAAGGAACTCCTGCATCACTCAGTATATGTCCCAGAATTAATAAGTGA